A single window of Halobacterium jilantaiense DNA harbors:
- the mre11 gene encoding DNA double-strand break repair protein Mre11, with amino-acid sequence MARVIHTGDTHLGYRQYHAPERRQDFLDAFRAVVEDAVAEDVDAVVHAGDLYHDRQPGLRDILDTISVLRPLRDADIPFLAVVGNHEGTRDAQWLDLFETLGLAERLGDSPRRVGDTAFYGLDYVPESKRDDLDYEFDAHDADRAALVSHGLFTPFPHADWDLDAVLRESTVDFDAVLLGDNHAADTAQVDDTWVTYCGSTERASASERDPRGYNVVEFDEDVAISRKGIDTRDFVFVDVDLGSEDGTAFVQERLREHDLTDAVVVVTVEGDGENVTPAEIERFGDDHGALLTRVNDRREVDSESDVEVSFADPDDAVRERVREMGLSEPALDVDQTVRDATIAGGNVRERVKQRAEAVLDGDDGGLDAGSDEDGNEDEASATDSGTEAGADAGDDDSQTATMEDFL; translated from the coding sequence ATGGCTCGCGTCATCCACACGGGGGACACCCACCTCGGGTACCGCCAGTACCACGCCCCCGAGCGCAGACAGGACTTCCTCGACGCCTTCCGGGCGGTCGTCGAGGACGCCGTCGCCGAGGACGTCGACGCCGTCGTCCACGCCGGCGACCTCTACCACGACCGACAGCCCGGCCTCCGGGACATCCTCGACACCATCTCGGTGCTGCGGCCGCTCCGGGACGCCGACATCCCCTTCCTCGCCGTCGTCGGCAACCACGAGGGCACGCGGGACGCCCAGTGGCTCGACCTCTTCGAGACGCTCGGGCTCGCCGAGCGCCTCGGCGACTCGCCACGACGCGTCGGGGACACGGCGTTCTACGGGCTGGACTACGTCCCCGAGTCGAAGCGCGACGACCTCGACTACGAGTTCGACGCCCACGACGCCGACCGCGCGGCGCTCGTCTCCCACGGCCTGTTCACGCCGTTCCCGCACGCCGACTGGGACCTCGACGCCGTCCTGCGCGAATCGACCGTCGACTTCGACGCCGTCCTGCTCGGGGACAACCACGCCGCCGACACCGCCCAGGTCGACGACACCTGGGTGACCTACTGCGGGTCGACAGAGCGCGCGAGCGCGAGCGAACGCGACCCCCGCGGCTACAACGTCGTCGAGTTCGACGAGGACGTCGCCATCTCCCGGAAGGGCATCGACACCCGCGACTTCGTGTTCGTGGACGTCGACCTGGGCTCGGAGGACGGCACGGCGTTCGTTCAGGAGCGCCTCCGCGAGCACGACCTCACGGACGCCGTCGTCGTCGTGACCGTCGAGGGCGACGGCGAGAACGTCACGCCGGCCGAAATCGAGCGCTTCGGCGACGACCACGGCGCGCTCCTCACGCGGGTGAACGACCGCCGCGAGGTCGACAGCGAGTCCGACGTCGAGGTGTCGTTCGCCGACCCCGACGACGCCGTCAGAGAGCGCGTCCGTGAGATGGGGCTCAGCGAGCCGGCGCTGGACGTCGACCAGACGGTTCGGGACGCCACAATTGCCGGCGGCAACGTCCGGGAGCGCGTGAAACAGCGCGCTGAAGCGGTCCTCGACGGCGACGACGGCGGCCTCGACGCCGGGAGCGACGAGGACGGGAACGAGGACGAAGCGAGTGCGACTGACTCCGGTACCGAGGCGGGTGCCGACGCCGGAGACGACGACTCTCAGACCGCCACCATGGAGGACTTCCTGTGA